A single region of the Thioalkalivibrio nitratireducens DSM 14787 genome encodes:
- a CDS encoding YraN family protein, whose product MVLPALRGQAAEREAERFLERQGLGIVARNYRRPFGEIDLIAREGGVLVFVEVRKRSHRGFADGAESIDRRKCQRLRRTAAAYLQQTRWQGPVRFDVLVLDAGNRIEWLQDAIQEESW is encoded by the coding sequence ATGGTACTCCCGGCGTTACGCGGGCAGGCTGCGGAGCGCGAGGCCGAGCGCTTCCTCGAACGCCAGGGTCTGGGCATCGTCGCGCGCAACTACCGCAGGCCGTTCGGCGAGATCGACCTGATCGCGCGGGAAGGCGGGGTGCTGGTATTCGTCGAGGTACGCAAGCGCAGTCACCGCGGCTTCGCCGACGGCGCCGAGAGCATCGATCGGCGCAAATGCCAGCGCCTGCGGCGGACCGCCGCGGCGTACCTGCAACAGACCCGCTGGCAGGGGCCGGTGCGGTTCGACGTGCTGGTGCTCGATGCGGGCAACCGGATCGAGTGGCTGCAGGATGCGATCCAGGAGGAATCCTGGTGA
- a CDS encoding FAD-binding oxidoreductase, with protein MTPLQRELERMLPAEDRLLDPADCWAYGADNSRLHAPPDAVAFARDPQGIVELVRLCRRLRAPLIMRGRGTGTTGAVVPLQGGLVLSTERMNRIVEVDPDNRWLVAEPGATNAEVQAAAGRHGFFWPPDPTSSAYCTVGGNLAYNSAGPRAVKYGTPRENTLGLAAVAGTGAALRTGVYTTKGVVGYDLTRLLIGSEGTLAVITEASLRLTPLPETRRLLQAVYRDMHAAAAAVARIMAQPVTPCALEFMDAAAIDMIRGYADSELPEHAGALLMIEVDGAASQIGFAAEAVATAARGDGCLGIEVATSDADADRLWRTRKALSPALRNIAPKKINEDVVVPVSRIPALIDGLGELGRRHGIRIVNFGHAGNGNIHVNLLVDPDDPVQMQAAEQCLDEVFGLVLRLRGTLSGEHGVGLVKREFIRRELDPEALALMHGLRRVFDPDGIMNPGKGLPGPDAT; from the coding sequence GTGACCCCGCTACAGCGCGAACTCGAACGGATGCTGCCGGCAGAGGATCGGCTGCTCGACCCGGCCGACTGCTGGGCCTACGGCGCCGACAACTCACGCCTGCATGCCCCGCCGGACGCGGTCGCTTTCGCCCGCGACCCGCAGGGCATCGTCGAACTGGTGCGGCTGTGCCGGCGGCTGCGCGCACCGCTGATCATGCGGGGGCGCGGGACGGGAACCACCGGCGCCGTCGTTCCGCTGCAGGGCGGACTGGTGCTGTCGACGGAGCGGATGAACCGGATCGTCGAGGTCGACCCGGACAATCGCTGGCTGGTGGCCGAACCCGGCGCCACCAACGCCGAGGTCCAGGCGGCTGCGGGCCGGCACGGTTTCTTCTGGCCGCCCGACCCGACCAGCAGCGCCTATTGCACGGTCGGCGGCAATCTGGCCTACAACTCGGCCGGGCCTCGCGCGGTCAAGTACGGGACCCCGCGGGAGAACACGCTGGGGCTCGCCGCGGTCGCCGGCACCGGCGCTGCGCTGCGCACCGGCGTGTACACGACCAAGGGGGTGGTCGGATACGACCTGACCCGGCTCTTGATCGGCTCCGAAGGAACGCTGGCCGTGATCACCGAGGCCAGCCTGCGGCTGACGCCGCTGCCCGAGACCCGGCGCCTGCTCCAGGCCGTGTACCGGGACATGCATGCGGCGGCGGCGGCGGTGGCGCGGATCATGGCGCAGCCGGTCACCCCCTGTGCGTTGGAGTTCATGGACGCGGCGGCGATCGACATGATCCGCGGCTATGCCGACAGCGAGCTTCCCGAACACGCCGGCGCATTGTTGATGATCGAGGTCGACGGCGCGGCCAGCCAGATCGGATTTGCCGCAGAAGCAGTCGCCACCGCGGCACGCGGCGACGGCTGCCTGGGGATCGAGGTCGCGACCAGCGACGCCGACGCAGACCGCCTCTGGCGCACCCGCAAGGCGCTGTCGCCGGCACTGCGCAACATCGCGCCAAAGAAGATCAACGAAGACGTGGTGGTTCCGGTGTCCCGGATCCCCGCACTGATCGACGGCCTCGGCGAACTGGGCCGCCGGCACGGAATCCGGATCGTCAACTTCGGTCACGCGGGCAACGGCAACATCCATGTGAACCTGCTGGTGGATCCCGATGATCCGGTGCAGATGCAGGCCGCCGAGCAGTGCCTGGACGAGGTCTTCGGCCTGGTGCTGCGCCTGCGCGGCACGCTGTCGGGAGAACACGGCGTGGGGCTGGTCAAACGCGAATTCATCCGCCGGGAACTGGATCCCGAGGCGCTGGCGCTGATGCACGGCCTGCGCCGGGTCTTCGATCCCGACGGAATCATGAATCCAGGCAAGGGGCTGCCCGGACCCGACGCTACTTGA